Genomic DNA from Nonomuraea rubra:
CCTCGGGATCGGGCGCGAAGAAGGTCTACGGCTCCGCGCCCCTGTGGTACGACGGCTGGCTGGTCGCGGAGGGCGGCTCGTACTACGGCGCGGACGGCCGGACCTGCACCATGGGCAACGCCGACGGCATCCGGGCCGCGCAGACCGTGGTCGACTCCACGAAGCCCGACGGGTTCGCGCCGAGCTCGATCGACGCCCAGGGCCAGGACATGTTCCAGTGGTTCTCCGACGGCAAGGTGGCGATGTTGCCCGACTTCGGGCCGTGGAACATCGCCAAGATCGCCGCGCTGGACACCTCGAAGTTCCTCATCGTGCCGATGCCGGGCAAGGGCGAGCCGATGGAGGTCGACAGCCTCGGCATCGCCAAGTCGGCGACGGAGGCGGAGGTGGCCGCGGCGAAGACGTTCGCGACGTTCATGAGCACGAGCCCCGCCGCCCAGAACCTGCTGGCCTCGACGACGTCGGCACTCGGCGTGCCGGTCGTCCAGGGCTCGCTCGAGGCCTTCAAGGCGATCGCCCCGAAGGTCAACCTGCAGGCTTTCACCGACGCCGTCACCAATGCCGTCACCACGGCCTACGTGAAGGACAAGGTCAAGATCGAGAGCACCTTCTCCACCGATCTGAACTCGCGCACCGCGATCGGCACCGGCACCGAGGACCCGGCGACCGTACTGCCGGAGCTTCAGGCCCAGTGCCAGAAGATGCTCGACGCGACCAAGTAGGCGGCTGGAGCCGTCCGCGGGCGGCGTGGGGAGAGAACATCGACATGTCGGATATCGTGCAGGGCCTCGAGGGCTTTCTCGAACGGCTGCACATCTACGCGGGGCTCAGACCCATCCTGTCCTTGGTGATCATGCTGGCCGCCGTGTTCGCCGTCGCCTTCGCCGCCCTGCGGGGGGCCGTCCGCGCGCGCTGGATCGGGCGGAACACCGCCGCCTTCTGGCTCTTCGTCTCGCCGTGGATCGTCGGGTTCCTCCTGTTCACGGGAGGGCCGATGGTCTACTCCCTGATCCTGTCGTTCACGGACTGGAACCTCATCGACCCGGCGGAGTTCGTCGGGTTCGCCAACTACGCCGAGGCGTTCTCGGATCCCGATCTCGGACAGTCGCTCAAGGTCACGCTCGTCTACGCCGCCGTCAGCGTCCCGTTGCAGACGGTGCTGTCGCTGGCGGTGGCCCTGCTGATGAACGTCAAGGTGCGCGGGATCCACGTGTTCCGCACGATCTGGTACCTGCCGTCGCTGGTCACCGGGGTGGCGCAGGCGGTGCTGTTCATCTGGGTGTTCAACCCGAGCTACGGGCTGGTCAACGGGCTGCTCCGGCTGGTCGGTGTCGAGGGCCCCCGATGGCTCTTCGACGCCGACTGGGCCCTGGCGACGGTGGTCATCATGAGCCTCTGGACGGTCGGCGGAAACATGATCATTTATCTCGCCGGTCTGCAGGACATCGCCAAGGAGCTCTACGAGGCGGCGCAGATCGACGGCGCCGGCCGCTGGCGCTCCCTGTGGAACATCACCCTCCCGCAGATCAGCCCCGTGATCTTCTTCAACGTGGTCACCGGGCTCATCTACGCCATGCAGACCTTCACCCAGGGATACGTGGTCACCCACAACGGGGGCGGCCCGTCCGACTCCCTGCTGTTCTACGTCCTCTACCTCTACAACAACGCGTTCTCCTTCTTCCGGATGGGATATGCCTCAGCCCTGGCCTGGATCTTCTTCGTCATGATCATGGTGCTCACGGCGCTCGTGTTCCGCGGCAGCGCCTTCTGGGTCTATTACGAATCGCAACGGCCGAAGGCGCGGAAGCGGGGTGCCCATGCCGGCTGACGCGAAAGCAAGAGCCGTGGCCGGGGACGGCGCAGCGCGGCGCGGGCCCCTCGGCACCCGGATCCTCGCGCTCACCCTGCTCGTGATCGGCTCCGCCGGTTTCATCTACCCGTTCCTCTGGATGATCGCGACCGCGCTGCGGACGCCGGAGGGGGTGGCGCACGGCGGAGCGTCGCTCTGGCCCGTTCAGTGGCAGTGGTCCAACTTCGCCGACGGGCTCGACTCCTTCCCCTTCTGGCCGTATCTCCGCAACTCGCTGCTGAGCACGCTCGTGCCGGTCGTCGCGGTGGTCTTCTCCTCCTCGCTGGTCGGATTCGCGTTCGCGCGGATCCGGGCCCGGGGCTCCGGCCCGCTGTTCGCGGTCGTCCTGTCGACGCTCCTGCTCCCGCAGGAAGTCACGATCGTGCCGCAGTTCATCCTGTTCAAGAACCTCGACATGATCGACACGCTGTGGCCGATCATCGTGCCGACCTTCTTCGGCTCCGCGTTCTTCATCTTCCTCTTCCGGCAGTTCTACCTGCGGCTGCCGGAGGCGCTGACGGACGCCGCCCTGATCGACGGCGCGAGCTGGTTCCGCATCTGGTTCTCGATCTACCTGCCGCTGTCCCGCCCGATCATCATCGCCACCGCGGTGCTGCAGTTCATGTCCTACTGGAACAACTTCTTCCAGGCCGCCATCTATCTGACGACGGACCGGTGGAAGACCCTGCCGCTGGCGCTGGCGGGCTTCCAGTCCGTCAACGGGACGGACACGCCCCTCCTGATGGCCACCGCCCTGGTGATCACCTTGCCCTGCGTCCTGCTGTTCTTCATCGCCCAGCGCCACATCATCGGCGGAATATCCTTCACGGGGAGCAAATGACCGACGTCGCATCGCCGTCGACCGTTACCTTCTGGCTGCCGGGCCGGTCGCAGGCACCGCCCGAGACCCCGGTCGTCCTGGACGGCGGCCCTCCCGGCACCCGGCTCCGGCTGCAGGCGTCCCGCTCGGCCGGGACGCGCGTGCGGGAGCTGGGCGAGGGCGTCGTCGAGGTGGTGTTCGGCACCCTCGGCGAGCCGTTCAGCCTGACCGTGGCGATCCCCGCCACCGACACCGTCGCCTGGTGGCGGCCGGGCAGCGCGGTGCGGGACGCCACCATCCCGCCGTCCTGGGCGGAGCCTGAGGACGCGACCGCCCTGCGCGGGCTTCCGCTCGGCGCTCTGCTCGCGCCCCGCGACGCCACCCGCCTGGTGTACGCGCTCGACGCCGGCACGAGCGTGACCACGGTGCGTGCCGGTCTCGTGGAGGAGACCGCCGACTTCGCGATCATGGTCACCGTCGGCGGCTCCGGCCTGCCGGGTGAGGTGCGGCTGCTGCTGGACACGTCCGGCCGGCCGTTCCCCGAGGCGGTGGCCGGCGCGGGGCACTGGCTGCAGGGGGACGCGGGCCACCGCGACGTCCCCGGAGCCGAGGACCCGGTCCTGTGCACGTGGTACTTCGCCCACCAGCACGTCACCGCCGGCGCGGTGCTGGCGCAGGCCGACCACGCCGCCGCGATGGGATTCGGCACGCTGATCGTGGACGACGGCTGGCAGACGACCTCGCACGGCCGCGGATACGGGTCGTGCGGCGACTGGGAGATCGCGCGGGAGAAGTTCCCCGACGCCGCCGGGCTGGTCGCGGAACTGCGCGATCGGGGGCTGCGGACCGTGTGGTGGATCGGCATGCCCTTCCTCGGCCACCGGGCCGAGGCCCGCGGCCTGGGGTTCTCGACGCTCCGGGACAGGCCCGAACTGCAGGCGCGGGTGCTGGATCCGCGAGACCCGGCCGCGCGGGCCCATCTGATCGGGAGGGTCGAGGAGATCATGGTGCGGACGGCGGCGGACGGCCTGAAACTCGACTTCCTGGAGGAGTTCGAGGACCAGGACGCCCCGGGGGCCGTGGCGGCGGCCGTCGGCCTGATGGACGAGCTCGTCGGCCGGCTGCGCGCTCGCGGGATCGACCCGCTGATCGAGTTCCGCGAGCCGTACGTTCATCCGGTCGCCGCCCGGTTCGCCTCCATGATCCGCGTCGGCGACTGCCCGCTGAACGCGCTGCAGAACCGTATCGGCATCCTCGACCTCCGCCTGGCGCGGCCGGGCACGCCGATCCACAGCGACCCGATCATGTGGGCGGAGGATGACGGCGCGGAGCGGGTCGCCCACCACCTGATCAACTCGCTGATGGGCGTGCCGCAGGTCTCCGTGGACCTGACGCGGCTCACCGACGAGCAGTCCGGCGCGCTGCGGTTCTGGCTGGGCGTCTGGCGCGAGCACCGCGACCTGCTGCTGCACGGCCGGCTGACGCCCGAGCGGCCCGACCTGCTGTATCCCGTGGTCCGGGCCGGCTTCGGCGGCCGGCACTTCGTGGCGAGGTACGCGCCGCACGCGATCGGCATCCCTCCCGGCGACTGGACGGAACTCCTGATCGCGAACGCCGACGACAGCGCGCCGATCCTGCTGAACGACGGCGGCGACGTGCGTGCCCACCTGGAGACGCGCGACGCCAGGGGGCGGCTGGTGACCGACGGGGAGATCGCCCTGGCCGCGGGCCCGCACGTGCTGGCCGTACCGTCCGGTGGGCTCGCCCGGCTCCGGCGATCCGGTGAAAGGTGAGCCGTACCCGTCATCCGGGACACCGTGGCGGGCGCGTCCGACAGCGCTCCGATGAAGGGGCCGGCCGGTGACGACCTCGCTTGACGTGACCGACTTCGGCGCGGTTCCCGGTGGGCGAGGCGACGCCGCGCCCGCCATCGTGGCGGCCCTCCAGGCGGCCACCGCCCGGGCGGGCCGGGTGACGGTCCGGTTCCCGCCGGGCGAGTACCACCTCTGGCCGGACGGCGCACCACGCCGTGAGCTGTACGTCTCCAACACCGTGGGCGACGACCCGGCCTGGCGCGACAAGACGATCGCCGTGCTCGTCGAAGCGGCCGACGACCTCGTGATCTCCGGCGCGGGCGCCCGCCTGGTCCTGCACGGTCTCCAGACGACCTTCGCCGTGATCGACTCCCGCCGGGTACGGATCGAGGGGCTCGAGTTCGACTTCGCCGTGCCGACCGTGGTCGACGCCACGGTCGTGGACGCCGGCGTCACGGCGGGCCGGGCGTTCCGGGTGATCAGCGTGCCCGAGGCCACCCTGTTCTCCGTCGAAGGCCGGTCCGTGCGCTGGCACGGGGAGCCCATCGGCGCGGGGGCCTACGCCTGGGAGGGGTACGACGCGCTGGAGTACTCGCAGGTGCACGATCCCGCCGGCGGGCGGACCCGCCGTGCCCCCAACCCGCTCTTCGACAGGGTGCGGAAGGCGACGCGGGTGGGACGGCGCACCATCCGGCTCGACTACGACCACGGCGAGGCACCGGCCGACGCCGGCCTCGTCTACCAGATGCGGCGGACGACGCGGGACCATCCCGGAGGGCTGGTGCTCGACAGCGCCGCGGTGACGTTGTCCGGCGTGGTCTTCCGGTTCCTGCACGGCTTCGGCATCGTGGCGCAGGCGAGCCGTGACGTCGGCATCGAGAGCTGCGAGTTCAGGACGCCGCCCGGCACGGGCCGGCACAGCGCCGGGTTCGCCGACTTCGTGCAGTTCTCCGGCTGCTCGGGCCGTGCGGTCGTGCGCGACTGCCTCTTCGACGGGCCGCACGACGATCCGGTCAACGTGCACGGTACCTACCTGCGCGTGGCCGGCCAGCCCGGTCCCCGCACCCTGGAGCTGGAGTACGCGCACCCGGAGACGGCGGGCATCCCCCAGTTCGCGCCCGGGGACCGGGTCGAGATCGTCGACCGCGAGACGCTGCTGCCGATCGCCGTGGCGGCGGTGGAGCGGGTTCGCCAGCCCAGCGGCCGTGACCACGACGTCCCCCTCCGGACGATCGTCGTAACGGTCGGCTCCGCGCTTCCCGGCGGGCTGTCGGGGCGCGCCGCGGTCGAGAACGTCACCAGGACCCCGTCCGTGCACCTCGCCCGCAACGTCTTCCGCAACGTGCCCACGCGCGGCGTGCTGGTGACCACCCGCCGCAAGGTGCTCATCGAGGACAACCGGTTCGAGCGCACGGGCATGTCCGCGGTGTACGTCTCCGGTGACGCCACCGAATGGTGGGAGTCGGGGCCGGTCCGCGACCTGACCGTGCGGGGCAACGAGATCGTCGAACCTGGTGGGCCCGCCGTGTTCGTCGATCCCCGCAACCCCGGCTCCGATCCCGCCCACCCCGTCCATCACGGCGTCGTCGTCGAGGGGAACCGCTTCGTGCTGGACGGCGTGCCCGCCCTCGACGCCAAGGACACCGGCGGCCTTCGCTTCCGGGACAACGCCATCGCCCACGTTGGGGTGCCGGCCTGGGACCTCGTCCTGCGGTCATGCCCCGGCGCGGACGTCGGGCCCGGCGAGGGCGGGGCACCGCTCCGGATCATGGAGGAATCGCGAGACCGGCCCCTGTAGTACCGGCGCTTTTTTGAACGTACGATCCAGATAGGTTACGGTAGGGGCCATGGCAAGGACCCGGGAGTTCGACACCGAGGCGGCGGTGAGCCGCGCGATGGAGCTGTTCTGGACGCGCGGCTACGAGGCGACCACCGTGCGCGACCTGACCCAGCTCCTGGGGATCGGGCAGGGATCCCTGTATGCGGCGTTCGGCGACAAGGACGGCCTCTACAGGGCCGCTCTGGAGCACTACCGCACCACGCTCGCGGCAGCCGCCCTGCGCAGCCTGCAGGAGGGGGCGGATGCCCGGTCGGCCATCCGTACGATGCTGGCCGAGCGGGTCCGCATCGCCGTCGAGCACGAGGGCCGAGGCTGCCTGGCGATCAACGCCGCCTGCGAGCGCCTGCCGGAGGACCCCTCGACCCGGCGCATCGTGCGCGACATGCAGGACGCTGGCCGGGACGCGATCGCCGAGGTGCTGCGGGTCGCGGCGGAACGAGGCGAGATCGCGGCGCGGCACGACCCGCACACGCTCGCCGCCTTCCTCGTCACCTTCCTCAACGGCCTGCTCGTGTCCGCGAAGGTCACGCCGGACGCTCGCGCCCTCGATCCGCTCGTGGAGGTGGCGCTTGCCACCCTCGACTGACTTCTCATGCCCGCAATCTGTATCAAGCGATCCACAATAAGGAGCACCTGATGTTCGACCATGACGGAACACCCGTCCGCACGGGCCGCGCCGCCGTCAACGGGACAAGCCTGCACTATCGGACGGCCGGCTCCGGGCCGGCGGTGGTGCTGCTGCACGGCGTGCCGAAGACCGGTTACCACTGGCGCCACCTCCTCCCGAAGCTGACGCCCCAGTACACCGTCGTCGTCCCCGACCTGCGTGGCCTCGGCGACTCCGCCCGGCCCGCGGGCGGATACGACTCCGCGACCATGAGTGACGACATCGCCGCGCTGATGAGCGGTCTCGGCCACGAGAGCTACGCCGTGATCGGCGAGGACTGGGGAGCCGTGATCGGCTACCAGCTCGCCGCCCGGCACCGCGACCGCGTCACCGCCCTGGTGTTCGCCGAGGCGCTGTTCCCCGGGTTCGGCTTCGAGGACCACACCGCGCTCACCGCCGAGAACGTCTCCAGCGGCATGCATCTGTGGCATCTGGGCTTCTACTTCCAGCCGGACGTGCCCGAGATGCTGATCGCCGGGCACGAGCGCGAGCTGATCACGTACATGATCAAGACCGAGCGCAGCCGCCCGGACAGCGCCTCCCCCGACGCGATCGACGAGTACGTGCGCTGCTACTCCATGCCCGGCGGCATCCGCGCGATGCTCTCGATCTACCGGGCGATGCTCGTCGACGCCGAGCAGAACCGGCAGGCCGCGCGGCGGAAGCTGGACATCCCGGTGCTGGCGCTCGGCGGTTCGGCGTTCATCGGCGAGCGCAACGAGGCGCAGATGCGGCTCATGGCCGACGACGTCACTGGGCACGTCTTCGACGCCGGCCATGACCTCGCCGAGGAGGTACCGGAGGAGATGGCCGGCGTGGTCCTGCCGTTCCTGGCCCGGACACCCGTGACCACGCGGGCCGCCTGACGCCGCCTTGGCGTCTCACGGGCGCTCCTGATTCGCGATCCGGCTTGCCATCACGCCCGCAGGTCGGCGCGGGGCACGGCGGTCAACGATCAAGCTGGAGGGCGAGTGACCTGGCGGGGGGCCGGTCGGTGGCCGGTGTGCGGTCCTGGGTTGTTCCCGGGCCTGTCGCGCGAGCTCTGAGCAGGTCCGCGACGTCGGCGAGCCCGACCTCGATGCGCCCGTAGACGCGGGGGTTGAGCAGTGTCGTGCCGTCGAAGTCCCCGGCGGAGGCGAAGAAGGCGACCGGGATCGTCAGCGCCTGGAAGAAGCCGAACAGCGGCCGCATGGCGTGCTCCAGGACGAGCGCGTGGTGGTCGCCGCCGCCTGTCGCGGCGAGGAGGACGGGCTTGTTCGCGAGCGCGTACTGGTCGACGAGGTCGAAGAAGTGCTTGAACATGCCCGGGTAGGTGCCGCGGAAGACGGGCGCGGCGGCGATGAGCAGGTCGGCGCCCTCGGCGAGCCGGAGCGTGCTCTCGACCTCCGGCGTGACGTCGTCGCGCTCGATCGCTCCGGTGAACCCCGCGCCCAGCCGGTACACCTCGATCCGGGACACCTCGATGGGGAGCATGTTCTGCAGGGTGTCGAGGACGACGCCGACGAGTCCCATGGTCTTGGACGGCCGGCTGGGGCTGCCGTTGACGACGACGACGCGCAGGACCGGGCCGGGCACGGGCGTGACCGGATCCGCGTCGCCTGGTTGCTGGACGATGGTCATGTCATGCTCCTCTCGCTCTGTGCGACCTCGCGGCGCACGACGGGTGCCACCTCGGCGGCGAGCAGTTCGATCGCTTCGAGGTGCTGCTTCTGCGGCATGCCGCCGAAGCCCATCTGGATGATGGCGCGGGTGATGCCGTACAGCTCGTGGTAGGTGAGCAGCTTGTCGATGAGCTCCTGCGGGCTGCCGGCCAGCAGCCCGGCGCCGGGCGAGGACTGCGCGTCGAAGGCGGCCCGGGGCAGGCGGAGGCCGACGCCGCGCTGGTGGTTGTTGTCCATCATGCCCCTGGCGAAGTAGGGGTACATGGTGTCGCGGGCACCCTGGCTGGTACGCCCGACGAAGCCGTGCGCGTTGATGCTGATCGGCAGCGCGTACGTGTCGTGCCCGGCCTTGGCCGCGGCCGCCCGGTAGAGCTGGACGGTCTGCTCGTGGAAGGTGAGCGGGCCGAGCAGCAGGGCCAGGGCCATGGGCAGGCCGAGCTGTCCGGTGCTGATGGCCGAGGCGGCCGAGCCGCCGACGCCGACCCAGATCGGGATGGTGCCGCCGTCCGCGCGGGGCGCGATGTCGGCCTCGACCAGCGGCGCGCGGAAGCTCCCCGACCAGGTGAGCGGGTTCCGGTCACGGATCTGGAGCAGCAGGTCCAGCTTCTCGCGGAACAGGTCCGCGTAGTCCTTCAGGTCGTAGCCGAACAGCGGGAAGGACTCGGTGTAGGAGCCGCGGCCGGCGATGATCTCGGCACGGCCGGCGGACAGCAGGTCGATCGTGGCGAACTGCTCCCACACCCGTACCGGGTCTTCCGAGCTGAGCACCGTGACGGAGCTGGTCAGCTTGATGCGCTCGGTCTTCTCCGCGGCGGCGGCCAGCAGGATCGCCGGGGCCGATCCGACGAAGTCGGTGCGGTGGTGCTCCCCCACGCCGAAGACGTCCAGGCCCGCCTGGTCGGCCACCTGCGCCTGCTCGATCGTCTCCCGGACACGCTGCCGCGGTGACGGCAGCGATCCGGTGACCGGATCCTCCGTCAGCTCGCCGAACGTCATGACGCCGATCTCGAATGGCATGTCGTTTCCTCTCTGGCCGGCGGCACCGGGAGCCGGCCGATCGTGTGAAACCTTCCTGCGCAAGCAATTATTCCGATCAGGTAATTGTCTGCGTAGCAAGGTTTTTGGCTCCCCTGCCGGGCGCTGCCGCCAGGCACCGGCCCCGGTCACGCGTTCCCACCGTGAGACGCCTCGCTCGGGCAAGCACGGGTCGGCGGCTCTTTGCCGTTCCGGCAACGGAAGTTGAGCCTCCGCCCGGCG
This window encodes:
- a CDS encoding alpha-galactosidase; this encodes MTDVASPSTVTFWLPGRSQAPPETPVVLDGGPPGTRLRLQASRSAGTRVRELGEGVVEVVFGTLGEPFSLTVAIPATDTVAWWRPGSAVRDATIPPSWAEPEDATALRGLPLGALLAPRDATRLVYALDAGTSVTTVRAGLVEETADFAIMVTVGGSGLPGEVRLLLDTSGRPFPEAVAGAGHWLQGDAGHRDVPGAEDPVLCTWYFAHQHVTAGAVLAQADHAAAMGFGTLIVDDGWQTTSHGRGYGSCGDWEIAREKFPDAAGLVAELRDRGLRTVWWIGMPFLGHRAEARGLGFSTLRDRPELQARVLDPRDPAARAHLIGRVEEIMVRTAADGLKLDFLEEFEDQDAPGAVAAAVGLMDELVGRLRARGIDPLIEFREPYVHPVAARFASMIRVGDCPLNALQNRIGILDLRLARPGTPIHSDPIMWAEDDGAERVAHHLINSLMGVPQVSVDLTRLTDEQSGALRFWLGVWREHRDLLLHGRLTPERPDLLYPVVRAGFGGRHFVARYAPHAIGIPPGDWTELLIANADDSAPILLNDGGDVRAHLETRDARGRLVTDGEIALAAGPHVLAVPSGGLARLRRSGER
- a CDS encoding carbohydrate ABC transporter permease encodes the protein MSDIVQGLEGFLERLHIYAGLRPILSLVIMLAAVFAVAFAALRGAVRARWIGRNTAAFWLFVSPWIVGFLLFTGGPMVYSLILSFTDWNLIDPAEFVGFANYAEAFSDPDLGQSLKVTLVYAAVSVPLQTVLSLAVALLMNVKVRGIHVFRTIWYLPSLVTGVAQAVLFIWVFNPSYGLVNGLLRLVGVEGPRWLFDADWALATVVIMSLWTVGGNMIIYLAGLQDIAKELYEAAQIDGAGRWRSLWNITLPQISPVIFFNVVTGLIYAMQTFTQGYVVTHNGGGPSDSLLFYVLYLYNNAFSFFRMGYASALAWIFFVMIMVLTALVFRGSAFWVYYESQRPKARKRGAHAG
- a CDS encoding LLM class flavin-dependent oxidoreductase, yielding MPFEIGVMTFGELTEDPVTGSLPSPRQRVRETIEQAQVADQAGLDVFGVGEHHRTDFVGSAPAILLAAAAEKTERIKLTSSVTVLSSEDPVRVWEQFATIDLLSAGRAEIIAGRGSYTESFPLFGYDLKDYADLFREKLDLLLQIRDRNPLTWSGSFRAPLVEADIAPRADGGTIPIWVGVGGSAASAISTGQLGLPMALALLLGPLTFHEQTVQLYRAAAAKAGHDTYALPISINAHGFVGRTSQGARDTMYPYFARGMMDNNHQRGVGLRLPRAAFDAQSSPGAGLLAGSPQELIDKLLTYHELYGITRAIIQMGFGGMPQKQHLEAIELLAAEVAPVVRREVAQSERSMT
- a CDS encoding extracellular solute-binding protein, encoding MQAKALAAVTAVSFLALAACAGTPDGGPADGGSGTVTITYAFWGNNDEAATIKSMIAAFEKANPAIKVEPNWIQSDYEQKLQTSIAGGDAPTVAQISNTALPSFANAFAPVQVDHGVYYSPAVAKAGNVGGTDYAVPFVAKSKVMAINKAAFEAAGVAVPSGTAPMSTAEFVAAAKKLTSGSGAKKVYGSAPLWYDGWLVAEGGSYYGADGRTCTMGNADGIRAAQTVVDSTKPDGFAPSSIDAQGQDMFQWFSDGKVAMLPDFGPWNIAKIAALDTSKFLIVPMPGKGEPMEVDSLGIAKSATEAEVAAAKTFATFMSTSPAAQNLLASTTSALGVPVVQGSLEAFKAIAPKVNLQAFTDAVTNAVTTAYVKDKVKIESTFSTDLNSRTAIGTGTEDPATVLPELQAQCQKMLDATK
- a CDS encoding TetR/AcrR family transcriptional regulator — protein: MARTREFDTEAAVSRAMELFWTRGYEATTVRDLTQLLGIGQGSLYAAFGDKDGLYRAALEHYRTTLAAAALRSLQEGADARSAIRTMLAERVRIAVEHEGRGCLAINAACERLPEDPSTRRIVRDMQDAGRDAIAEVLRVAAERGEIAARHDPHTLAAFLVTFLNGLLVSAKVTPDARALDPLVEVALATLD
- a CDS encoding NAD(P)H-dependent oxidoreductase; the protein is MTIVQQPGDADPVTPVPGPVLRVVVVNGSPSRPSKTMGLVGVVLDTLQNMLPIEVSRIEVYRLGAGFTGAIERDDVTPEVESTLRLAEGADLLIAAAPVFRGTYPGMFKHFFDLVDQYALANKPVLLAATGGGDHHALVLEHAMRPLFGFFQALTIPVAFFASAGDFDGTTLLNPRVYGRIEVGLADVADLLRARATGPGTTQDRTPATDRPPARSLALQLDR
- a CDS encoding alpha/beta fold hydrolase, producing MFDHDGTPVRTGRAAVNGTSLHYRTAGSGPAVVLLHGVPKTGYHWRHLLPKLTPQYTVVVPDLRGLGDSARPAGGYDSATMSDDIAALMSGLGHESYAVIGEDWGAVIGYQLAARHRDRVTALVFAEALFPGFGFEDHTALTAENVSSGMHLWHLGFYFQPDVPEMLIAGHERELITYMIKTERSRPDSASPDAIDEYVRCYSMPGGIRAMLSIYRAMLVDAEQNRQAARRKLDIPVLALGGSAFIGERNEAQMRLMADDVTGHVFDAGHDLAEEVPEEMAGVVLPFLARTPVTTRAA
- a CDS encoding carbohydrate ABC transporter permease; this encodes MPADAKARAVAGDGAARRGPLGTRILALTLLVIGSAGFIYPFLWMIATALRTPEGVAHGGASLWPVQWQWSNFADGLDSFPFWPYLRNSLLSTLVPVVAVVFSSSLVGFAFARIRARGSGPLFAVVLSTLLLPQEVTIVPQFILFKNLDMIDTLWPIIVPTFFGSAFFIFLFRQFYLRLPEALTDAALIDGASWFRIWFSIYLPLSRPIIIATAVLQFMSYWNNFFQAAIYLTTDRWKTLPLALAGFQSVNGTDTPLLMATALVITLPCVLLFFIAQRHIIGGISFTGSK
- a CDS encoding right-handed parallel beta-helix repeat-containing protein — protein: MTTSLDVTDFGAVPGGRGDAAPAIVAALQAATARAGRVTVRFPPGEYHLWPDGAPRRELYVSNTVGDDPAWRDKTIAVLVEAADDLVISGAGARLVLHGLQTTFAVIDSRRVRIEGLEFDFAVPTVVDATVVDAGVTAGRAFRVISVPEATLFSVEGRSVRWHGEPIGAGAYAWEGYDALEYSQVHDPAGGRTRRAPNPLFDRVRKATRVGRRTIRLDYDHGEAPADAGLVYQMRRTTRDHPGGLVLDSAAVTLSGVVFRFLHGFGIVAQASRDVGIESCEFRTPPGTGRHSAGFADFVQFSGCSGRAVVRDCLFDGPHDDPVNVHGTYLRVAGQPGPRTLELEYAHPETAGIPQFAPGDRVEIVDRETLLPIAVAAVERVRQPSGRDHDVPLRTIVVTVGSALPGGLSGRAAVENVTRTPSVHLARNVFRNVPTRGVLVTTRRKVLIEDNRFERTGMSAVYVSGDATEWWESGPVRDLTVRGNEIVEPGGPAVFVDPRNPGSDPAHPVHHGVVVEGNRFVLDGVPALDAKDTGGLRFRDNAIAHVGVPAWDLVLRSCPGADVGPGEGGAPLRIMEESRDRPL